A stretch of the Planktothricoides raciborskii GIHE-MW2 genome encodes the following:
- a CDS encoding cryptochrome/photolyase family protein: MTIGIWILGDQLYQTQTALTAVSPETPTIFIESLDYVLVQAAMMGRRYHRQKLVLVWSAMRHFAAELRDRGIPITYYNNAPNFETPLREWVQQNRITELRVMTPNDRPFTQLIQGLNLPCQITLVENNHFLWTVAEFQEWAKSRKRLLMEDFYRQSRKRFNILMADDKPVGGQWNFDQENRKPLASSKLFSGKDGQLKTPPILEFPPDAITQAVIQQVNSLPESQLYGKIASFSWGVTRSQGLQVLDYFIQHCLGNFGHYQDAMVTGEATLWHSLLSPYLNLGLLHPLEVIQSAEKAYADFSLPLNSVEGFIRQIMGWREYMRGVYYFMADDYGENNWFQHDRPLPDFFWDAKKTNLNCLHQVLSQVEETGYAHHIQRLMILSNFALISGLLPQAVESWFHSAFIDSYDWVMQPNVIGMGLFADGGVLASKPYAASANYIHKMSDYCRDCVYDYKKRTGENACPFNFFYWDFLSRHREKLKSQGRMSFILKNCDRISPEEWQAIHQKAQDWHSSQEI; encoded by the coding sequence ATGACTATCGGCATTTGGATCTTAGGCGATCAACTGTATCAGACTCAAACTGCACTTACCGCAGTTTCCCCAGAGACTCCCACGATATTCATCGAGTCATTAGATTATGTGCTCGTTCAAGCTGCTATGATGGGGCGGCGTTATCACCGGCAAAAATTGGTGCTGGTTTGGTCGGCAATGCGACATTTTGCCGCTGAGTTGCGCGATCGCGGCATACCAATTACTTACTATAACAATGCCCCAAACTTTGAAACTCCACTGAGGGAATGGGTGCAGCAAAACCGCATTACAGAATTGCGGGTGATGACCCCAAATGACCGTCCTTTTACTCAACTAATTCAGGGGTTAAACTTGCCTTGCCAAATTACCTTAGTGGAAAATAACCATTTCCTGTGGACGGTAGCAGAATTTCAGGAATGGGCTAAATCCAGAAAACGGCTATTAATGGAAGATTTTTATCGTCAAAGCCGAAAACGGTTTAATATTTTAATGGCGGATGATAAACCTGTGGGCGGTCAATGGAATTTTGACCAAGAAAATCGTAAACCTCTGGCGAGTTCAAAACTTTTTTCTGGGAAGGATGGTCAACTCAAAACACCGCCAATTTTGGAGTTTCCCCCGGATGCCATAACTCAAGCAGTTATACAACAAGTGAATAGCTTACCCGAAAGCCAACTTTATGGAAAAATTGCCTCTTTTTCTTGGGGGGTGACTCGTTCACAAGGGCTACAAGTGTTAGACTATTTTATTCAGCATTGCTTGGGGAATTTTGGCCATTATCAAGATGCGATGGTGACAGGAGAAGCAACTCTCTGGCATTCTTTACTTTCCCCTTATTTAAATTTAGGATTACTGCATCCTTTAGAAGTGATTCAATCCGCTGAAAAAGCTTATGCTGATTTTTCGCTTCCTTTAAATAGTGTGGAAGGGTTTATCCGGCAAATTATGGGGTGGCGAGAATATATGCGCGGGGTGTATTATTTTATGGCTGATGACTATGGGGAAAATAACTGGTTTCAGCACGATCGCCCGCTGCCAGATTTTTTCTGGGATGCCAAAAAAACTAATCTAAATTGTCTGCATCAAGTGCTGTCTCAAGTGGAAGAAACTGGCTATGCTCACCATATTCAACGATTAATGATTTTGAGTAATTTCGCTTTAATTTCTGGACTGTTGCCCCAAGCGGTAGAAAGTTGGTTTCACTCTGCATTTATTGATAGCTATGATTGGGTGATGCAACCAAATGTTATCGGGATGGGTTTGTTTGCGGATGGCGGTGTTTTGGCTTCTAAGCCTTATGCAGCTTCGGCGAATTATATTCATAAAATGAGTGATTATTGTCGCGATTGTGTTTATGATTATAAAAAGCGCACCGGGGAAAATGCTTGTCCGTTTAATTTCTTTTATTGGGATTTTTTGTCTCGGCACCGGGAAAAGCTGAAGTCTCAAGGGCGGATGAGTTTTATTTTAAAAAATTGCGATCGCATTTCCCCGGAAGAATGGCAAGCAATTCACCAAAAAGCCCAAGACTGGCATTCTAGTCAAGAGATTTAG
- a CDS encoding BLUF domain-containing protein: MKRLTYISRFSLNLTAADIEKIGKISQQNNQARNITGVLLCLDGMFFQILEGEAEDIDQIYQRILDDPRHTDILCLKSELNVTERLFPEWSMQIIDLEHNTDLIIQPIKTLLETITESHGILEKYTQNTIFKLIQQGINPLELRPKKIEKIIMFSDIVSFSAFADKLPVEHVVYLVDHYLTSCAKIISEAGGEVTKFIGDCVMAYFDADQADAAIQAGLDILLDVAMLRNYAQEDSVLKVLYTGIGITKGMVIEGNLGSSFKKDYTVIGDVVNAASRLEALTRNLPRSLVFSEAVKNSTQKHWDFINLGCYKLKGKNQPIQVYSIDQEITIKCSNGTQVAREITEYLDIIMNFQQPGFL, encoded by the coding sequence ATGAAAAGACTCACATATATTAGTCGATTTTCTCTTAACTTAACTGCCGCCGATATTGAAAAAATCGGTAAAATTTCTCAGCAGAATAATCAAGCCAGAAATATTACTGGAGTTTTACTGTGCTTAGACGGAATGTTTTTCCAAATTCTCGAAGGAGAAGCCGAAGACATCGATCAAATTTACCAAAGAATCTTGGACGATCCTAGGCACACCGATATTCTTTGCTTAAAATCAGAACTCAATGTCACCGAACGACTATTTCCTGAATGGTCAATGCAAATCATTGATTTAGAGCATAATACCGATCTAATTATTCAACCAATTAAAACCTTATTAGAAACTATTACCGAATCACACGGGATTTTAGAAAAGTACACTCAAAACACTATTTTTAAACTAATTCAACAAGGGATAAATCCTTTAGAATTGCGTCCTAAAAAAATAGAAAAAATCATTATGTTTAGTGATATTGTTTCTTTTTCGGCTTTTGCGGATAAACTGCCTGTAGAGCACGTTGTTTACTTGGTAGATCATTATTTAACTTCTTGTGCTAAAATTATTAGTGAAGCCGGGGGGGAAGTTACCAAATTTATTGGCGATTGTGTTATGGCTTATTTTGATGCCGACCAAGCAGATGCGGCGATTCAAGCGGGTTTAGATATTTTGCTAGATGTCGCCATGTTGCGAAATTATGCCCAAGAAGATAGTGTTTTAAAAGTATTATATACGGGGATTGGTATAACTAAAGGAATGGTGATTGAAGGGAATTTAGGCTCATCTTTTAAAAAAGACTATACAGTGATTGGGGATGTAGTTAATGCCGCATCTAGATTAGAAGCATTAACCAGAAATTTACCGCGATCGCTGGTTTTTTCTGAAGCCGTAAAAAATAGTACCCAAAAACACTGGGATTTTATCAATTTAGGCTGTTATAAGCTCAAAGGAAAAAACCAGCCAATCCAAGTTTACTCCATCGATCAAGAGATTACCATAAAATGCAGCAATGGGACTCAAGTAGCGCGGGAAATTACCGAATATTTAGACATAATTATGAATTTTCAACAACCGGGTTTTTTATAG
- a CDS encoding helix-turn-helix domain-containing protein, translated as MAFSLGKRLKATRESLGLTQEQVIEQLEIRYGVTLSQQAISCIENGKRKVDAERELPAFAAVYGQPIDYFYDSWQLQQCDRIPQLPIPKAKSVVTVDYDALTQRDKLQLAADLIHQVLQET; from the coding sequence ATGGCGTTCTCACTAGGCAAACGCCTCAAAGCCACTCGCGAATCCCTCGGTCTGACTCAAGAACAAGTCATCGAACAGCTAGAAATTCGCTATGGAGTGACTCTCAGCCAACAAGCCATATCCTGCATCGAAAACGGCAAACGCAAAGTAGATGCAGAACGAGAATTACCGGCTTTTGCTGCCGTGTACGGTCAACCCATTGACTATTTTTATGATTCCTGGCAGCTACAACAGTGCGATCGCATTCCTCAACTGCCCATCCCCAAAGCTAAATCCGTGGTGACAGTTGACTATGACGCTTTGACCCAACGAGATAAACTGCAACTTGCTGCTGATTTGATTCATCAGGTCTTGCAGGAAACCTAA
- the hypF gene encoding carbamoyltransferase HypF: MSKISCCLKIQGAVQGVGFRPFIYRLATELNLVGWVNNSAEGVMISVEGDRALLETFIERIKTEKPPASFIQSLEINWAEIIGYENFEIRPSLPGTKTAIVLADLATCPDCFAEIFDPENRRYRYPFTNCTNCGPRYTIIESVPYDRPATTMKKFDLCSDCEREYHNPSDRRFHAQPNACPQCGPHLELWDKNGDILQSHDGALMATVAAIREGKIVAIKGLGGFHLMVDAHNEAAVQRLRDKKHRPDKPFALMYPSLAKVQGVCEVSEIEADLLRSPQAPIVLLRLKNSGKNNHIAPAVSPGNPYLGIMLPYTPLHHLLMAELGDPVVATSGNLADEPICTDEAEAIARLGNIADLFLVHNRPIARPVDDSVVRVVSDRLQVIRRARGYAPLPVFLPKFLQAENGQSGKDNGAEKSGSNLLAVGGHFKNAIAILMADKVFLSQHIGDMETPQAFDAFQTVIKTLGSIYDFQPDGIACDAHPDYISSEYARSQSSFFGLPVFSVQHHYAHVLACMAENQIEPPVLGISWDGTGYGLDGTIWGGEFLAVSDRSFQRVAHWRTFRLPGGEKAVKEPRRVALGLLYELFGADFDDGFNPFNPLPLQDFSPRELQVIKTMLQKQLNAPLTSSMGRLFDAIAALIGLRQTVTFEGQGAMELEFILSQIDGIDSEINPINRDAEYSFAIENNPANLPNQPLIVDWQPMIREILADLRFQQPIALVSLKFHNTLVAATVAIAKQVGIEKIALTGGCFQNKYLTERMIQKLTEANFRPYWHQWVPPNDGGLALGQIIAALREPAVG, from the coding sequence ATGAGCAAAATTAGCTGTTGTTTAAAAATTCAGGGGGCGGTACAGGGAGTGGGATTTCGCCCTTTTATTTATCGTCTGGCTACGGAGTTAAACCTGGTGGGTTGGGTGAATAATTCTGCCGAAGGAGTTATGATTTCCGTGGAAGGCGATCGCGCTTTGTTAGAAACCTTTATTGAGCGGATTAAAACGGAAAAACCACCGGCATCTTTTATCCAAAGTTTAGAAATAAATTGGGCAGAAATTATCGGCTATGAAAATTTTGAAATTCGCCCCAGCCTTCCGGGAACGAAAACGGCGATTGTTTTAGCGGATTTAGCGACCTGTCCAGATTGTTTTGCCGAAATTTTTGACCCCGAAAATCGGCGTTATCGTTATCCTTTTACTAACTGTACTAATTGTGGGCCACGCTATACGATTATTGAGTCGGTTCCCTACGATCGCCCCGCTACAACCATGAAGAAGTTTGATTTATGTTCTGACTGTGAAAGGGAATATCATAATCCCAGCGATCGCCGGTTTCATGCTCAACCGAATGCTTGTCCCCAGTGCGGGCCGCATTTAGAATTGTGGGATAAAAATGGTGATATTTTGCAATCCCATGATGGGGCATTAATGGCGACGGTGGCGGCAATTCGCGAGGGCAAAATTGTGGCGATTAAAGGCTTAGGTGGGTTTCATTTAATGGTGGATGCCCACAATGAGGCAGCGGTGCAACGGTTGCGGGATAAAAAGCATCGCCCGGATAAACCTTTTGCTTTAATGTATCCTTCTTTGGCCAAAGTGCAAGGGGTTTGTGAGGTTTCTGAGATAGAGGCGGATTTGTTGCGATCGCCCCAAGCGCCGATTGTGTTATTAAGGCTAAAAAATTCAGGCAAAAATAATCATATTGCCCCGGCAGTTTCTCCGGGAAATCCCTATTTAGGCATTATGTTGCCTTATACACCTTTGCATCATTTATTGATGGCAGAATTGGGCGACCCGGTAGTAGCTACCAGTGGCAATTTAGCCGATGAACCAATTTGCACTGATGAAGCAGAAGCGATCGCCCGTTTGGGCAATATTGCGGATTTATTTTTAGTCCATAATCGTCCCATTGCCCGTCCGGTTGATGATTCCGTGGTGCGGGTGGTGAGCGATCGCCTACAGGTGATTCGTCGGGCGCGAGGTTATGCCCCGTTACCAGTTTTTTTACCAAAATTTCTCCAGGCAGAAAATGGGCAATCAGGAAAAGATAACGGTGCGGAAAAATCAGGGAGTAATTTATTAGCGGTAGGGGGACATTTCAAGAATGCGATCGCGATTTTGATGGCAGATAAAGTGTTTCTCAGTCAGCATATTGGGGATATGGAAACGCCCCAAGCTTTTGATGCTTTTCAAACCGTAATTAAAACCCTGGGTAGCATTTATGATTTTCAGCCGGACGGCATTGCTTGTGATGCTCACCCGGATTATATTTCTAGCGAATATGCGCGATCGCAGTCTTCATTTTTTGGGCTGCCGGTGTTTTCGGTGCAACATCATTATGCCCATGTGCTCGCTTGTATGGCGGAAAATCAAATAGAACCGCCAGTTTTAGGCATTTCCTGGGATGGTACAGGGTATGGACTGGATGGGACTATTTGGGGCGGAGAGTTTCTCGCAGTCAGCGATCGCTCATTTCAGCGCGTGGCCCATTGGCGAACTTTTCGGCTACCGGGAGGGGAAAAAGCGGTGAAAGAACCTCGCCGAGTGGCTTTGGGATTGCTTTATGAGTTGTTTGGTGCGGATTTTGATGATGGTTTTAATCCGTTTAATCCGTTACCGCTTCAGGATTTTTCTCCCCGTGAGTTGCAAGTGATTAAGACTATGTTGCAAAAACAACTTAATGCACCTTTGACCAGCAGTATGGGTCGATTATTTGATGCGATCGCGGCTTTAATCGGGCTACGGCAAACGGTGACATTTGAAGGACAAGGGGCAATGGAGTTAGAATTTATTTTATCACAAATTGATGGGATTGATTCAGAAATTAATCCGATTAATCGGGATGCCGAATATTCATTTGCTATTGAAAATAATCCCGCAAATTTGCCAAATCAGCCGTTAATTGTGGATTGGCAACCGATGATTCGGGAAATCTTGGCGGATCTGCGATTCCAACAACCGATCGCCCTAGTTTCTCTGAAGTTTCATAATACTTTAGTGGCGGCAACTGTGGCGATCGCCAAACAAGTGGGCATTGAGAAAATTGCCCTGACAGGGGGTTGTTTTCAAAACAAATATTTAACGGAAAGAATGATTCAAAAATTAACAGAGGCAAACTTCCGTCCTTATTGGCATCAATGGGTTCCCCCCAATGATGGGGGGTTAGCGTTGGGGCAAATTATTGCGGCTTTACGAGAGCCCGCCGTCGGATGA
- a CDS encoding tetratricopeptide repeat protein, with translation MLNLQKLQTKLFSLVKISLLLFLILGLFSLNARPVYAIISGVSGVNIENLTLFQANGDVKVDSLLRIDKLIESRLYEYEQDKSKNLPRESQLFNQGLEQSKQNNFKEAIPLYTQALQLNSQFAKAYVSRGYANSKINQLDKALKDYNQALAIDPELIEAYIGRGNLYFQQSKYQEAISDFDSAINLNDNYYDAYFSRGSVYLELEQYEQALEDFSEAISLNPKYLDAYLQRGDVESDLEDYQQAIKDYTNAIKLDSEGQEYLAYYKRGLAFYYSGESNQAIKDFEQCSKINRDFGDAYYRLGLVWQDLEDYNKAVKYYDQALQFNSDNYYLYLQRGISLYFLDKYTNAIDSFDDALNYGDGNDDYYYYAWLLKAFSLNKLEKYAEAVKSFDQALKYKSNDSDLYLIRGLALSELEKYGEAVDSYDKALQYKPDDDRAWERKGDALSKLEKYGEAVDSYDKALQYKPDDDRAWENKGDALYYLGKYAESLKSYNTALQYNPDDDWALYQIACIYGLQNNVPLALENLQKAIKLDSKYRDTAKTDPDFDLIREQPEFQELLTAKNFLIF, from the coding sequence ATGTTAAACTTGCAGAAACTTCAAACCAAACTATTTTCTCTAGTGAAAATTAGTTTACTATTATTTCTCATCTTAGGCTTGTTTTCGTTGAATGCACGACCTGTTTATGCAATAATTTCAGGAGTTTCAGGTGTTAATATCGAAAACTTGACATTATTTCAAGCTAATGGTGATGTTAAAGTTGATTCGTTGCTCAGAATTGATAAGTTAATTGAATCTCGACTCTATGAATATGAACAAGATAAATCAAAAAATTTACCTCGTGAAAGTCAACTTTTTAATCAGGGGTTAGAACAGTCAAAGCAAAACAATTTTAAAGAAGCTATACCACTTTATACACAAGCTCTTCAACTTAATTCACAGTTTGCTAAAGCTTATGTGAGTCGAGGATATGCTAATTCTAAAATAAATCAACTAGACAAAGCTTTGAAAGATTATAATCAAGCTTTAGCTATCGATCCGGAATTGATAGAAGCTTACATTGGCAGAGGTAATCTTTATTTTCAACAATCTAAGTATCAAGAGGCAATTAGTGATTTTGATTCAGCAATCAATCTGAATGACAATTATTACGATGCTTACTTTAGTCGGGGTTCAGTTTACTTAGAACTCGAACAATACGAGCAAGCGCTTGAAGACTTTTCAGAAGCAATCAGCTTAAATCCAAAATATCTAGATGCATATCTTCAACGAGGTGATGTTGAGTCTGACTTAGAGGATTACCAACAAGCAATTAAAGATTACACGAACGCCATTAAACTAGATAGCGAGGGTCAAGAATATCTAGCTTATTATAAGCGTGGATTAGCTTTTTACTATTCAGGAGAAAGTAATCAAGCAATTAAAGATTTTGAGCAATGTTCCAAGATTAACCGTGACTTTGGTGATGCTTATTATCGTTTAGGCTTAGTCTGGCAAGATTTAGAGGACTATAACAAAGCTGTTAAATATTACGATCAAGCTTTGCAGTTCAATTCAGATAATTACTATCTTTACCTACAGCGAGGGATTTCTTTATATTTTCTAGACAAGTACACAAATGCCATTGATTCATTTGATGACGCTTTAAATTATGGCGATGGTAATGATGATTATTACTATTACGCTTGGTTATTGAAAGCATTTAGTTTAAATAAGTTAGAAAAATATGCAGAAGCAGTTAAATCATTTGACCAAGCCTTAAAATATAAGTCTAATGACTCCGATCTATACTTGATTCGAGGACTTGCTTTATCCGAATTAGAAAAATATGGAGAAGCAGTTGACTCTTATGATAAAGCCTTGCAATATAAGCCTGATGATGATCGAGCGTGGGAAAGGAAAGGAGACGCTTTATCCAAATTAGAAAAATATGGAGAAGCAGTTGACTCTTATGATAAAGCCTTGCAATATAAGCCTGATGATGATCGGGCGTGGGAAAATAAAGGAGACGCTTTATACTACCTAGGAAAATATGCAGAATCACTTAAATCCTATAATACAGCCTTGCAATATAATCCTGATGATGATTGGGCTTTATATCAGATAGCCTGTATTTATGGATTACAAAATAATGTACCCTTGGCCTTGGAAAATTTGCAAAAAGCAATTAAATTAGATTCAAAATACCGAGACACAGCCAAGACCGATCCAGATTTTGACTTGATTCGAGAACAACCAGAATTTCAGGAATTGCTGACAGCCAAAAATTTCTTAATTTTTTAA
- a CDS encoding HAD family phosphatase, which translates to MGFKRFCLLFDLDGTIANTDRFHMQAWQQMLHDYHITVDEIFYRQHISGKKNQHIVEQIFPELSPEAGEQLAKQKESLFRQLATQIKPLAGLLELLQWTKTQGLGRSLVTNAPRDNVDFMLNLLNLTETFSPIILGEEAPAPKPHPDPYLMALEKLGLSPKEAIVFEDSLTGIRSAVAAGIQTIGIASTHEPNTLKNEGATMVVADFTDSQLWAMLDSLTNRA; encoded by the coding sequence ATGGGTTTTAAACGCTTTTGTTTACTATTTGATTTAGATGGCACGATCGCCAACACTGACCGTTTTCATATGCAAGCTTGGCAACAAATGCTGCATGATTATCACATCACCGTGGATGAAATTTTTTATCGGCAGCATATCAGTGGCAAAAAAAATCAGCACATTGTCGAGCAGATATTCCCGGAATTATCCCCAGAAGCGGGAGAACAATTAGCTAAACAAAAAGAATCCCTATTTCGGCAGTTAGCCACACAAATCAAACCCTTAGCCGGACTTTTGGAACTGTTGCAATGGACAAAAACTCAGGGATTAGGGCGATCGCTCGTCACCAATGCCCCTCGCGACAATGTGGACTTTATGCTCAATCTGTTAAACCTGACCGAAACATTTTCTCCCATAATACTGGGGGAAGAAGCCCCAGCACCCAAACCTCATCCCGATCCTTACCTGATGGCATTGGAAAAACTGGGCTTATCCCCAAAAGAAGCGATCGTCTTTGAAGATTCTCTCACCGGAATCCGTTCGGCAGTCGCCGCTGGAATTCAAACAATTGGCATTGCCTCCACTCACGAACCAAATACCCTGAAAAACGAAGGGGCGACGATGGTAGTTGCGGATTTCACCGACTCCCAACTCTGGGCAATGCTGGATTCTCTGACCAATAGGGCTTAA
- a CDS encoding helix-turn-helix transcriptional regulator: MKSSLGQRLGATRRLLGLTQQQVIEQLKHRYGVHLSQQALSALEQGKRKIDAETELPALATLYGKPIHYFYESWEPTITPKPSIPLDLDPLTPREKLQLAAEILDRLLRD, encoded by the coding sequence ATGAAGTCTTCCCTTGGTCAGCGACTAGGCGCCACCCGCCGACTTTTGGGACTCACGCAGCAACAAGTCATCGAACAGCTAAAACACCGCTACGGAGTCCATCTCAGCCAACAAGCCCTCTCAGCCCTGGAACAAGGCAAACGCAAAATCGACGCCGAAACCGAACTCCCCGCCCTGGCAACCCTCTACGGCAAACCCATCCATTACTTTTACGAATCCTGGGAACCCACCATAACCCCGAAACCTTCTATCCCTCTTGATTTAGACCCCCTCACCCCACGGGAAAAACTGCAACTCGCTGCCGAAATCCTCGATCGCCTGTTACGGGACTAA
- a CDS encoding DinB family protein, which translates to MLARYNTLANLRIYQACSQLSRAELTRFRPSFFGSIYATLNHILVCDRLWLARFASNTVKNYDLNAILYETFSELEKARIVEDGHIESFTQNMAEEFLQETIKYYDRDGKFQEYSAILLLEHFFHYQTHHRGQVHDMITQTEIIPPVLDLHRLLRPYAGMYLN; encoded by the coding sequence ATGCTGGCTCGATATAATACTTTGGCTAATTTGAGAATTTATCAGGCTTGTTCCCAGCTTTCTCGCGCTGAACTGACTCGATTTCGGCCATCATTTTTTGGCAGTATTTACGCTACCCTGAATCATATTCTGGTTTGCGATCGCCTCTGGTTAGCCAGATTTGCCAGTAATACGGTTAAAAATTATGACCTTAACGCCATTTTATATGAAACATTCTCGGAACTGGAAAAAGCGAGAATTGTTGAAGATGGCCATATTGAAAGTTTCACCCAAAATATGGCGGAGGAGTTTCTGCAAGAAACGATTAAGTATTACGATCGCGACGGCAAATTCCAAGAATATTCTGCTATCTTATTGTTGGAACATTTTTTTCATTATCAGACCCATCATCGGGGTCAAGTCCATGACATGATTACTCAAACAGAAATCATTCCCCCAGTTTTAGATTTACATCGATTGCTTAGACCTTATGCGGGAATGTATCTGAATTAG
- a CDS encoding shikimate dehydrogenase — translation MQIQGTTKLLGVMGDPVEHSLSPAMHNAAIAHLGIDYVYLPFPVKPAKLATAVAGLAAIGVKGFNLTIPHKQAIIPLLSEVSPLAQSVGAVNTVYWTERGWVGTNTDVAGFLAPLRSLNQSLNRDWKHTKVVILGAGGAARAVVAGCRELGCTEILMVGRNRDKLAAFAESWLNTPISVPLTVHPWEELSMVLPETGLLVNTTPIGMYPQVERSPLSDADFTCLNSQTIVYDLIYTPSPTQFLQQAKAVGAIAIDGSEMLVQQGAAALKIWIEQPVPVEVMRQALHQKLGLAT, via the coding sequence ATGCAAATTCAAGGCACAACAAAGTTACTCGGAGTGATGGGCGATCCGGTAGAACATTCTCTGTCTCCGGCTATGCACAATGCAGCGATCGCCCACTTAGGCATCGATTATGTTTATTTGCCTTTCCCGGTCAAACCGGCAAAATTAGCCACCGCAGTGGCAGGTTTGGCGGCTATTGGGGTGAAAGGTTTTAATCTGACGATTCCCCACAAACAAGCGATTATCCCGCTACTATCAGAGGTGTCCCCGTTGGCTCAGTCCGTGGGGGCGGTGAATACGGTTTACTGGACCGAACGGGGTTGGGTGGGTACAAATACTGATGTGGCAGGGTTTCTCGCTCCTTTGCGATCGCTGAACCAATCCCTGAACCGCGACTGGAAGCATACCAAAGTGGTGATTTTAGGCGCTGGTGGGGCTGCCCGTGCGGTGGTGGCGGGTTGTCGAGAGTTGGGCTGTACGGAAATTCTTATGGTCGGTCGCAACCGGGATAAGTTAGCGGCTTTTGCAGAAAGTTGGTTAAATACGCCGATTTCTGTGCCCCTGACCGTTCATCCTTGGGAGGAATTATCGATGGTATTACCAGAAACGGGTTTATTGGTGAATACAACTCCCATTGGGATGTATCCCCAGGTGGAGCGATCGCCTCTTAGTGACGCGGATTTTACTTGTTTGAATTCTCAGACTATTGTTTATGATTTAATTTATACTCCTAGTCCGACGCAATTTTTGCAACAGGCGAAAGCAGTAGGGGCGATCGCGATTGATGGTAGTGAAATGCTGGTTCAGCAAGGAGCCGCAGCATTAAAAATTTGGATCGAGCAACCCGTTCCTGTGGAAGTAATGCGCCAAGCTTTGCACCAAAAGTTAGGTCTAGCCACTTAG